From the genome of Uranotaenia lowii strain MFRU-FL chromosome 1, ASM2978415v1, whole genome shotgun sequence, one region includes:
- the LOC129759816 gene encoding LOW QUALITY PROTEIN: fibroblast growth factor receptor homolog 1-like (The sequence of the model RefSeq protein was modified relative to this genomic sequence to represent the inferred CDS: substituted 1 base at 1 genomic stop codon), with protein MMLTVTAQVTKLLLMTLALEWIYGYHIFSDDPGVIQIGLGHKLLVNETVPLHTKLLISCHLNDALWYKNGKLYSSKGKHAKSLKFDSIEKSDAGYYSCRSKFNEWSNLTLLVFDQLDIANLKRKSLVDNQAITVKKVSDSYMDDPKNSYNKVEIDRLQPGPPFFTKPEQMIAQLFKPSGNMVRLRCASDGNPLPNIIWTKDYKNISRDMGVVKYAQWSIVLKDLGVKDSGAYTCNVCNSFGCISFTTKLMVKNRFPARPYIKEGTLTNITVLVNSTATFECRTISHLEPYIEWIKFHITDPMQPDIPENITTLERNFDNPEILTIENVTHADEGWYTCIAANTMGTSYESAYLAVVDELPTEDDTPTTYPIRSHLTVIMTVVLAGCIMVLAIIVVIVCKKLKRENVKHQWTKKVIVHQQPPVTENFIPGMTKAMQMPFIRIETQRSTLNSTMVSEYEFPIDLNWEFQRNKLSLGKSLGEGAFGKVVMAEAQGLVKGQALTIVAVKMLKESHTDADVKGLVCEMEVMKMIGKHVNIINLLGCCCTDGPLYVIVEYAPHGNLKDFLRSHRFGLANDYVKVSEERKKEILTEKELISFAYQIARGMEYLASRSCIHRDLAARNVLVSDGYVMKIADFGLARDIHSQEYYRKKTTGKLPIRWMAPESLEENFYDSQSDVWSFGVLLWEIMTLGGYPYSAIPAWDNLLEHLKKGKRLEQPSLCSVDIYMFMLSCWHYRPEERPTFNDIVXHLDRLVSLTANEEYLDLSLPLPEISPSSNDDEEDELDMDDGGTDYRMYPSKHQTTDCTS; from the coding sequence ATGATGCTAACAGTGACAGCTCAGGTGACGAAACTTTTGCTAATGACGCTTGCTCTGGAATGGATTTATGGGTACCATATTTTCTCTGACGATCCGGGCGTGATACAAATTGGCTTAGGCCATAAATTACTCGTCAACGAAACGGTACCGCTGCACACGAAGCTATTGATCTCGTGTCACCTCAACGATGCTCTGTGGTATAAGAATGGGAAATTGTACTCCTCTAAGGGCAAGCATGCCAAATCACTGAAATTCGACTCCATAGAAAAATCGGATGCCGGATACTACTCGTGCAGGTCGAAGTTCAACGAGTGGTCCAACCTAACGCTTTTGGTGTTCGACCAGCTCGATATCGCGAATCTGAAAAGGAAAAGTCTTGTGGACAATCAGGCAATAACTGTGAAGAAAGTCAGCGATAGCTACATGGATGATCCCAAAAATTCGTACAATAAGGTAGAAATAGATCGGCTACAACCGGGGCCTCCATTTTTTACGAAACCCGAACAAATGATCGCACAGCTGTTCAAACCTTCAGGCAATATGGTTCGTTTGAGATGTGCTTCCGATGGCAATCCCCTGCCAAACATTATCTGGACTAAGGACTATAAAAATATTTCCCGTGACATGGGCGTGGTGAAGTATGCCCAGTGGTCGATCGTGTTAAAAGATCTGGGTGTCAAGGATTCGGGAGCATACACCTGCAACGTATGCAATAGCTTCGGATGCATCAGCTTCACTACCAAGCTGATGGTCAAAAATCGTTTTCCTGCCCGGCCGTACATAAAGGAAGGTACTCTCACAAATATCACCGTTCTGGTCAATAGCACAGCCACATTCGAGTGCCGAACCATTTCCCATTTAGAGCCTTACATTGAGTGGATAAAGTTCCACATCACAGATCCGATGCAACCCGATATACCCGAAAACATTACTACACTTGAGCGTAACTTCGACAATCCCGAAATACTGACCATCGAGAATGTGACCCACGCCGATGAAGGTTGGTACACGTGCATTGCGGCCAACACCATGGGAACGTCTTACGAGAGTGCCTACCTTGCGGTGGTCGATGAGCTACCGACCGAAGATGACACACCCACGACATATCCGATTCGGTCTCACTTGACGGTGATCATGACCGTGGTACTGGCCGGGTGTATCATGGTCCTGGCcatcattgttgtcattgtgTGCAAGAAACTCAAGCGGGAAAATGTTAAACATCAGTGGACCAAGAAGGTGATCGTCCATCAACAGCCGCCGGTCACTGAGAATTTCATCCCCGGGATGACAAAAGCGATGCAAATGCCTTTTATTCGCATCGAGACACAGCGCTCGACCCTGAACTCAACGATGGTCTCCGAGTACGAATTTCCGATCGATCTTAACTGGGAATTCCAGCGCAACAAGCTTAGTCTGGGCAAAAGTTTGGGCGAGGGCGCCTTCGGTAAGGTCGTCATGGCCGAGGCCCAAGGTCTAGTCAAGGGCCAAGCTTTGACGATTGTGGCcgtaaaaatgttaaaagagAGTCATACGGATGCTGATGTTAAAGGTCTTGTATGTGAAATGGAGGTCATGAAGATGATTGGGAAACACGTCAATATCATCAATCTGCTCGGATGTTGCTGCACGGATGGACCCTTGTACGTAATCGTCGAATATGCTCCCCATGGTAATTTGAAGGACTTCCTGCGGAGTCATCGCTTTGGACTGGCAAACGACTACGTTAAGGTCAGTGAAGAGAGGAAAAAGGAGATTCTCACCGAGAAAGAGTTGATATCGTTCGCCTATCAAATAGCCCGTGGGATGGAGTATCTTGCATCGAGAAGCTGTATTCATCGTGACTTGGCTGCACGAAATGTGCTGGTAAGTGACGGTTACGTGATGAAGATAGCTGACTTTGGCCTAGCTCGGGACATCCACAGTCAAGAATACTACCGTAAAAAGACCACCGGCAAACTTCCCATCCGGTGGATGGCCCCAGAATCTCTCGAGGAGAACTTCTACGACTCCCAAAGTGATGTGTGGTCATTTGGAGTTCTTTTGTGGGAAATAATGACACTCGGTGGCTATCCGTACTCTGCCATCCCTGCTTGGGACAATTTGTTGGAGCACCTCAAGAAAGGCAAACGGCTTGAGCAGCCATCGTTATGTTCGGTAGATATTTACATGTTTATGCTCAGTTGTTGGCACTATCGACCGGAAGAACGACCAACCTTCAATGACATCGTCTAACACCTGGATCGGTTGGTGAGCTTAACGGCCAACGAGGAATACCTCGATCTGAGCTTACCTCTGCCAGAAATTTCACCCTCGAGTAACGACGACGAAGAGGATGAATTGGATATGGATGACGGCGGGACTGATTACCGGATGTATCCGTCCAAACACCAGACGACCGACTGTACTTCCTGA